Proteins encoded in a region of the Zea mays cultivar B73 chromosome 2, Zm-B73-REFERENCE-NAM-5.0, whole genome shotgun sequence genome:
- the LOC103646105 gene encoding uncharacterized protein has protein sequence MCRGCDVLFGLLYLHALFDLENGNQELKSDLKDLYINNAIQMDVTGSRKAVVIHVPYRLRKAFRKIHVRLVRELEKKFSGKIAAMRCPLPRPPDHSDGAGSGRRWGILLASQSQMSLMASFSNRQPHRSQRWSRIWSPLGHPPRRRLHRCRPRPRRGKCELNKWSLSRVSEFGYARVHATRGDMLVQFVSSSTMEVLDQFRIVKPDPARRLWNKPV, from the exons ATGTGTCGGGGTTGTGATGTGCTTTTTGGCTTGTTGTACCTGCATGCTTTATTTGATCTGGAGAACGGGAACCAGGAGCTCAAGAGCGACCTCAAGGACCTGTACATCAACAATGCTAT CCAGATGGATGTTACCGGGAGCAGGAAGGCTGTTGTCATCCACGTCCCATACCGCCTGCGCAAGGCCTTTAGGAAGATCCATGTCAGACTCGTCAGGGAGCTGGAGAAGAAATTCAGCGGCAAG ATCGCAGCGATGAGATGCCCTCTTCCCCGACCACCAGATCACAGCGATGGAGCTGGATCCGGTCGCCGCTGGGGCATCCTCCTCGCCAGCCAG TCGCAGATGTCCCTGATGGCAAGCTTCAGCAATCGTCAA CCTCACAGATCGCAGCGATGGAGCCGGATCTGGTCGCCGCTGGGGCATCCTCCTCGCCGCCGCCTTCACCGGTGTCGGCCACGTCCCCGCCGTGGCAAATGCGAG TTGAACAAGTGGAGCTTATCAAGAGTTTCAGAATTCGGGTATGCCAGGGTGCATGCCACAAGAGGTGATATGCTGGTTCAG TTTGTAAGCTCAAGTACGATGGAGGTTTTGGACCAATTTAGAATTGTGAAGCCTGATCCGGCAAGGAGGCTATGGAACAAGCCAGTTTAA
- the LOC100502521 gene encoding carotenoid cleavage dioxygenase produces the protein MYQHTMAAMHAIVHHRAPPPGRCCRGHGRSVVVRASAATVTTSIPGSAATVPDSPSAAFWDYNLLFRSQRAESPDPVVLRVTEGAIPPDFPAGTYYLAGPGMFTDDHGSTVHPLDGHGYLRSFRFDASGAAHYSARYVETAAKREEHDAGGASWRFTHRGPFSVLQGGSRVGNVKVMKNVANTSVLRWGGRVLCLWEGGEPYELDPRTLETIGPFDILGSLCGGTDEVARDASGEAAHHGRRQPWLQEAGIDVAARLLRPVLSGVYSMPAKRLLAHYKIDPKKNRLLMVACNAEDMLLPRSNFTFYEFDANFALVQKREFVLPDHLMIHDWAFTDSQYVLLGNRIRLDIPGSLLALTGTHPMIAALAVDPSRQSTPVYLLPRTPEAEAEASGRDWSVPIEAPSQMWSMHVGNAFEERNARGGINIQLHMSGCSYQWFNFHRMFGYNWLNKKLDPSFMNIAKGREWLPRLVQVSIDLDKRGTRRGCAVRRLSDQWTRPADFPAINPGFANRRSRFVYAGAASGSRRFLPYFPFDSVVKVDVSDGSARLWSVAGRKFVGEPVFVPTGSGEDDGYVLLVEYAVYDHRCHLVLLDARKIGERNAVVAKLEVPKHLTFPMGFHGFWADE, from the exons ATGTATCAACACACCATGGCCGCCATGCACGCCATCGTGCACCACCGCGCACCGCCGCCTGGCCGCTGCTGTCGCGGCCACGGGCGCAGCGTCGTCGTCCGCGCGTCGGCCGCCACCGTCACCACCAGCATCCCCGGGTCCGCGGCGACAGTGCCGGACTCGCCGTCCGCGGCGTTCTGGGACTACAACCTCCTATTCCGGTCGCAGCGCGCCGAGTCCCCCGACCCCGTGGTGCTCCGCGTCACGGAGGGCGCGATCCCGCCGGACTTCCCGGCGGGCACCTACTACCTCGCCGGTCCCGGGATGTTCACCGACGACCACGGGTCCACGGTCCACCCGCTCGACGGCCACGGCTACCTCCGCTCGTTCCGCTTCGACGCCAGCGGCGCGGCGCACTACTCCGCGCGGTACGTGGAGACGGCGGCGAAGCGGGAGGAGCACGACGCGGGCGGCGCGTCGTGGCGGTTCACGCACCGGGGCCCCTTCTCGGTGCTGCAGGGTGGGAGCCGGGTGGGCAACGTGAAGGTGATGAAGAACGTGGCCAACACCAGCGTGCTGCGCTGGGGCGGCCGCGTGCTCTGCCTCTGGGAAGGCGGGGAGCCGTACGAGCTGGACCCGCGGACGCTGGAGACCATCGGCCCGTTCGACATCCTCGGCAGCCTCTGCGGCGGTACCGACGAAGTGGCACGAGACGCCAGCGGCGAGGCTGCGCATCACGGGCGCCGGCAGCCGTGGCTGCAGGAGGCAGGGATCGACGTGGCCGCGCGCCTGCTGCGACCGGTCCTCAGTG GTGTCTACAGCATGCCGGCCAAGCGGCTCCTCGCGCACTACAAGATCGACCCCAAGAAGAACCGGCTGCTGATGGTGGCCTGCAACGCCGAGGACATGCTCCTCCCGCGCTCCAACTTCACTTTCTACG AGTTCGACGCCAACTTCGCGCTGGTGCAGAAGCGGGAGTTCGTCTTGCCGGACCACCTGATGATCCACGACTGGGCCTTCACGGATAGCCAATACGTCCTCCTCGGAAACAGAATCAGGCTGGACATTCCCG GTTCGCTGCTGGCGCTCACGGGCACTCACCCAATGATCGCGGCCCTCGCCGTGGACCCGAGCCGGCAGTCCACACCCGTCTACCTGCTGCCGCGCACCccggaggccgaggccgaggccagcGGCCGCGACTGGAGCGTGCCCATCGAGGCGCCGTCGCAGATGTGGTCGATGCACGTCGGCAACGCCTTCGAGGAGCGCAACGCCCGGGGCGGCATCAACATACAGCTCCACATGTCCGGCTGCTCCTACCAGTGGTTCAACTTCCACAGGATGTTTG GTTACAACTGGCTGAACAAGAAGCTGGACCCGTCCTTCATGAATATAGCCAAGGGAAGGGAATGGCTACCTCGTCTTGTTCAG GTGTCCATCGACCTCGACAAGAGAGGGACGCGCCGAGGATGCGCCGTCCGGAGACTGTCCGACCAGTGGACCAGGCCGGCGGACTTCCCGGCGATCAACCCAGGCTTCGCCAACCGGAGGAGCCGCTTCGTCTACGCCGGTGCCGCCTCCGGCTCGCGCAGATTCTTGCCGTACTTCCCCTTTGACAGCGTTGTCAAGGTAGACGTCTCCGATGGATCAGCGCGGCTGTGGTCTGTCGCTGGGCGCAAGTTCGTCGGTGAGCCGGTCTTCGTCCCCACCGGCAGTGGCGAGGATGACGGCTATGTTCTACTTGTAGAG TATGCAGTGTACGATCACAGGTGCCATCTGGTGCTGCTGGACGCAAGGAAGATCGGGGAAAGGAACGCAGTTGTGGCAAAACTTGAGGTGCCCAAGCACCTCACCTTCCCGATGGGATTCCATGGGTTCTGGGCAGATGAATGA